The following are encoded together in the Streptomyces sp. NBC_00358 genome:
- the asnB gene encoding asparagine synthase (glutamine-hydrolyzing), with the protein MSGIAGWVDRRRDLTRERAAGAAMTARMTARGMYGERLWTDREVLLGHRAGSAATVGAQPYVLTEGGRTVAAITFDGVLDNAAQLAARLPGCEGRPAGGDPEVVLRAWLEWGSGAAGQLDGTFAFAVWDARGSELVLCRDRFGTRPLSFLTLPQGVLFASEAAALCAHPLVRPELDAEGLCALLSQVRSPGRGVLGGIHEIRPAHLMRFRPGGVSEERYWSLTAAPHSDDLPTTIATARELLGEAIDRASGGDRPGVLLSGGLDSSTLTGLVAERAHGAPRTFTVAFGDRAAAVPDRPYAEAVVDLLGCDHTEVLVAPDQLSDPLATAAVLAAKDNPSPFGDKNLTPYLFYRQVAAQSPVVLSGEAADAVFGGLITEDERQSTRDETFPWIERARAFGIPHGIGTGLFDGGLLREIGLSAFCADRYQEARAEVAHLPGAGEADRRAREIDHLHLTRLYEQAVNHSERLGSAAGLDIRFPFADHRLVGYLYNVPWRMKSFDGHDKSLLRAIAKDLVPASVLERRKVPFPITYDTGYKEFLTGRLRQVLEDPAAPVLPLLDLPAAWRMVDDPRLMDRGGWLGRADAEMVLQTDDWLRDRQVRLAL; encoded by the coding sequence ATGTCCGGGATCGCCGGATGGGTTGACCGCAGGCGCGACCTGACCCGGGAGCGGGCCGCCGGGGCCGCGATGACGGCACGGATGACGGCCCGTGGGATGTACGGCGAGCGGCTGTGGACCGATCGCGAGGTCCTGCTCGGCCACCGGGCAGGCTCGGCGGCCACGGTCGGCGCCCAGCCCTACGTCCTCACCGAGGGCGGCCGTACCGTGGCCGCGATCACCTTCGACGGTGTCCTGGACAACGCCGCACAACTCGCCGCCCGGCTGCCGGGGTGCGAGGGGCGCCCGGCCGGCGGAGACCCGGAGGTGGTGCTGCGGGCCTGGCTGGAGTGGGGCTCCGGCGCGGCAGGGCAGCTCGACGGGACCTTCGCGTTCGCCGTCTGGGACGCCCGCGGGTCCGAACTGGTGCTGTGCCGCGACCGGTTCGGGACCAGGCCGCTGAGCTTTCTGACGCTGCCCCAGGGCGTGCTCTTCGCCTCGGAGGCCGCCGCGCTCTGCGCCCACCCCCTAGTGCGTCCGGAACTCGACGCCGAGGGCCTGTGTGCGCTGCTGTCCCAGGTGCGCAGCCCCGGCCGGGGTGTGCTCGGCGGCATCCACGAAATCAGGCCGGCGCATCTGATGCGCTTTCGTCCCGGCGGGGTGAGCGAGGAACGCTACTGGTCACTGACGGCGGCCCCGCACTCCGACGACCTCCCCACCACCATCGCCACCGCCAGGGAGCTGCTCGGCGAGGCCATCGACCGAGCGTCGGGCGGTGACCGACCCGGCGTGCTGCTCTCCGGCGGACTGGACTCCAGCACGCTGACCGGGCTGGTCGCCGAGCGGGCGCACGGAGCACCGCGGACCTTCACGGTCGCGTTCGGTGACAGGGCCGCCGCGGTGCCGGACCGCCCTTACGCCGAAGCGGTTGTGGACCTGCTGGGCTGTGACCACACCGAAGTCCTGGTCGCACCGGATCAGTTGAGCGACCCGCTCGCCACCGCCGCGGTACTGGCCGCCAAGGACAACCCGTCGCCCTTCGGCGACAAGAACCTCACGCCCTACCTGTTCTACCGTCAGGTCGCCGCGCAGTCACCGGTGGTACTCAGCGGCGAGGCGGCCGACGCGGTGTTCGGCGGTCTGATCACCGAGGACGAGCGGCAGAGCACCCGCGACGAGACCTTCCCCTGGATCGAACGCGCCCGGGCGTTCGGCATCCCCCACGGGATCGGCACCGGGCTGTTCGACGGCGGTCTGCTCCGCGAGATCGGCCTCAGCGCGTTCTGCGCGGACCGCTACCAGGAGGCACGAGCCGAGGTGGCGCACCTGCCGGGTGCCGGCGAAGCGGACCGGCGGGCGCGGGAGATCGACCACCTGCACCTCACCCGGCTGTACGAACAGGCCGTCAACCACTCCGAGCGGCTCGGCTCGGCGGCCGGCCTGGACATCCGCTTCCCGTTCGCCGACCACCGTCTGGTCGGCTACCTCTACAACGTCCCGTGGCGGATGAAGTCCTTCGACGGGCACGACAAGAGCCTGCTGCGCGCGATCGCCAAGGACCTCGTGCCGGCCTCGGTGCTGGAACGCCGCAAGGTGCCGTTCCCCATCACCTACGACACCGGCTACAAGGAGTTCCTCACCGGCCGGCTGCGGCAGGTGCTCGAGGACCCGGCCGCACCCGTCCTGCCGCTGCTCGACCTGCCCGCCGCCTGGCGGATGGTGGACGACCCCCGGCTGATGGACCGCGGCGGATGGCTGGGCCGGGCGGACGCCGAGATGGTCCTGCAGACCGATGACTGGCTGCGTGACCGTCAGGTCCGACTGGCCCTGTGA